The Methanohalophilus portucalensis genome window below encodes:
- the acs gene encoding acetate--CoA ligase alpha subunit yields the protein MLSSLFNPDSVAVIGASRKKGKVGNAVLSNLVKDFRGNIYPVNPGEEKIEGLTCYASILDVADEVDLAAVVVPAKVVPPTLEECGRAGVKYVVVISAGFKEAGVEGAKLERRSLEICKEYGIHMVGPNCLGIMDPVAGLNASFAASMAYEGNIAMMSQSGAICTSTLDWAEANGMGFSKFVSLGNKADLGENEFLAEFRDDPSTSVIAAYLEGIKNGSQFIEIARDVSRKKPVVLVKSGRTAAGSRAVSSHTGTLAGSDQAYNAAFDKAGVIRADTLEDMLDYIRAFSTQPIPAGRRIAILTNAGGLGILTADACYYEGLELASLSGETIEGLREFLPDAASFYNPVDVLGDASAKLYGDALEIVLKDPNVDGVILLTSPQAMTDVGSIARIVIQKMENSDKPVLCSFVGGTRVMEGNSILVAGGVPNYIFPERAVASMGALCDYGKRRSITYPLPKPVHSDRKMASALLDEAAAKDKKILGLESFDLLKAYGIPVVDIGKASTVEEAVEESERIGYPVVMKVLSPDISHKTDVGGIRLSLMNKDDIRRAYHTMMSDVGRYMPSARITGVQLQRMIEGGREVIIGMNRDVQFGPLLMFGLGGTYVEILKDVSFRLAPLNEKDAHSMISSIRSYPLLTGVRGEKAYDVDAVADILVRVSRLVEDFPQVLEFEINPLMVLPEGEGCFAMDMRLTLKESN from the coding sequence ATGTTATCCAGTCTTTTTAATCCTGATTCAGTGGCTGTGATCGGGGCATCAAGGAAAAAGGGTAAAGTGGGAAATGCTGTCCTGTCCAACCTGGTAAAGGATTTCAGAGGAAATATCTATCCCGTCAATCCCGGCGAGGAAAAGATTGAGGGCCTTACATGCTATGCCTCCATCCTTGATGTGGCCGATGAAGTGGATCTTGCTGCTGTAGTCGTACCTGCAAAAGTAGTGCCTCCTACGCTGGAAGAATGCGGCAGGGCAGGGGTGAAGTACGTGGTGGTAATCTCTGCGGGTTTCAAGGAGGCAGGTGTTGAGGGAGCTAAACTTGAACGCAGGTCCCTGGAGATTTGTAAGGAATACGGAATTCACATGGTAGGTCCTAACTGTCTGGGAATCATGGATCCGGTTGCAGGTCTGAACGCCTCTTTTGCCGCATCGATGGCATATGAGGGCAATATTGCAATGATGTCACAGTCCGGTGCCATATGTACTTCCACCCTTGATTGGGCAGAAGCCAACGGAATGGGTTTTTCCAAATTCGTAAGCCTTGGGAATAAGGCTGATCTGGGGGAAAACGAATTCCTGGCCGAATTCCGGGACGATCCGTCAACCTCGGTTATTGCAGCCTATCTGGAAGGTATCAAAAATGGGTCACAATTCATTGAAATTGCCAGGGATGTCTCCAGGAAAAAACCTGTGGTTTTGGTCAAATCAGGCCGTACAGCTGCCGGTTCCCGGGCAGTATCATCCCATACAGGAACTCTTGCCGGCTCTGACCAGGCCTATAATGCCGCTTTTGATAAAGCCGGTGTGATACGTGCGGATACGCTGGAGGACATGCTGGATTACATAAGGGCATTTTCAACCCAGCCAATCCCTGCAGGCAGGCGAATTGCCATACTCACAAACGCAGGTGGCCTGGGTATTCTCACGGCGGATGCATGTTATTATGAAGGTCTGGAGCTGGCTTCTTTATCTGGTGAAACAATTGAAGGCTTACGTGAATTTCTGCCGGATGCTGCCAGTTTCTACAATCCTGTGGATGTACTGGGGGATGCAAGTGCAAAACTCTACGGTGATGCCCTTGAAATTGTGTTAAAAGATCCTAATGTGGATGGTGTTATCCTGTTGACTTCTCCCCAGGCTATGACTGATGTGGGAAGCATCGCAAGGATCGTAATTCAAAAAATGGAAAATTCTGATAAACCGGTACTTTGCAGTTTTGTAGGGGGTACACGTGTTATGGAAGGTAATTCCATTCTTGTAGCAGGGGGAGTACCCAACTACATTTTCCCTGAAAGAGCAGTTGCCAGTATGGGTGCCCTGTGTGATTACGGAAAAAGGAGAAGTATAACTTATCCTTTACCCAAACCGGTTCATTCGGATAGGAAAATGGCATCTGCACTGCTCGATGAAGCAGCAGCAAAGGATAAAAAAATCCTGGGGCTTGAATCATTTGATCTTCTGAAAGCCTATGGTATTCCAGTTGTGGATATCGGGAAGGCTTCCACTGTGGAAGAAGCGGTGGAGGAAAGTGAAAGGATTGGTTACCCTGTAGTTATGAAAGTCCTTTCTCCTGACATTTCACACAAGACCGATGTTGGAGGTATCCGGCTTTCACTGATGAATAAAGATGATATCAGGCGTGCCTATCATACAATGATGTCGGATGTAGGCCGCTACATGCCTTCTGCACGAATTACAGGTGTACAATTGCAGAGAATGATTGAAGGTGGCCGGGAAGTGATAATAGGTATGAACAGGGATGTGCAGTTCGGCCCGCTTCTTATGTTTGGTCTGGGGGGTACATATGTAGAGATCCTTAAAGATGTGTCTTTCAGGCTCGCCCCACTCAATGAAAAGGATGCTCACTCAATGATTTCTTCCATCCGTTCATATCCTTTACTTACAGGTGTAAGGGGAGAAAAAGCATATGATGTGGATGCGGTGGCGGATATCCTCGTGCGTGTTTCCAGGCTTGTGGAAGATTTCCCGCAGGTCCTTGAGTTTGAAATAAATCCGTTAATGGTCCTTCCAGAAGGTGAAGGTTGTTTTGCTATGGATATGCGTCTTACATTGAAAGAATCAAATTGA
- a CDS encoding phosphotransacetylase family protein gives MASILVSSSENYSGKSSICSGLGLILKERGKSVGYMKPVGNLLVDVDGVLSDEDAEQMRDLLSLETPRSCITPIMLTENLTNDALMGVEKHLEETLKQAYSEVSRGKDMVLIEGEGGIGSGAMYNLSDPQVASILDSKILLITRFDSVSAVDRILCDIELIDDRNMLSGVILNEVEEDKLGMVRDMVVPFLEKKGVKVFGVIPRDHTLGAVSIAEIVEDLRGDVLTGAQEMGKLVEHYLVGAMEVNSAIKYFRRTPNSVVVTGGDRADIQMAAIEAGARALILTGNLRPSEAVLGSADEAGVVVVLVRGDTLSTIERMENLIGHARIQQKTKIETIVRLIEENVDVDSILDSAGL, from the coding sequence ATGGCTTCAATACTTGTAAGTTCTTCTGAAAATTATTCCGGTAAAAGTTCGATATGCAGTGGCCTTGGCTTGATTCTTAAAGAGCGTGGGAAAAGTGTGGGCTACATGAAACCGGTGGGTAACCTGCTGGTTGATGTTGATGGTGTTCTCTCCGATGAGGATGCAGAACAAATGCGGGACCTGCTGTCTCTTGAGACCCCCCGCAGCTGCATCACTCCGATTATGCTTACCGAGAATCTTACCAATGATGCTCTGATGGGGGTGGAAAAACACCTGGAAGAAACCCTGAAACAGGCTTATTCGGAAGTTTCCAGAGGTAAAGATATGGTTCTCATAGAGGGTGAAGGAGGTATAGGCAGTGGTGCCATGTACAATTTGTCAGATCCCCAGGTAGCTTCCATACTGGATAGTAAGATCCTGCTGATTACCCGTTTTGATTCGGTTAGTGCAGTGGACCGGATTCTCTGTGACATTGAATTGATAGATGACAGGAATATGCTTTCAGGTGTCATTCTCAATGAAGTTGAAGAAGATAAACTAGGAATGGTAAGGGATATGGTCGTACCCTTCCTTGAAAAGAAAGGAGTGAAGGTATTTGGTGTAATTCCTCGCGATCATACACTTGGGGCGGTTTCTATAGCAGAAATTGTGGAAGATTTGAGAGGAGATGTCCTGACGGGTGCACAGGAAATGGGTAAACTTGTTGAACATTATCTTGTGGGTGCTATGGAAGTTAATTCGGCGATTAAGTATTTCCGGCGCACACCAAACAGTGTAGTAGTGACTGGGGGGGACCGCGCGGATATACAGATGGCGGCTATAGAGGCTGGGGCAAGGGCATTGATCCTGACGGGCAATCTCCGGCCCAGCGAAGCTGTACTTGGAAGTGCTGATGAAGCAGGCGTGGTTGTTGTACTTGTAAGGGGTGACACTCTTTCCACGATAGAAAGAATGGAAAATTTAATAGGACATGCCCGGATTCAGCAGAAGACCAAGATTGAAACAATCGTTAGACTGATTGAAGAGAATGTGGATGTTGACTCTATACTGGATTCAGCAGGTTTATAA